A DNA window from Mastomys coucha isolate ucsf_1 unplaced genomic scaffold, UCSF_Mcou_1 pScaffold21, whole genome shotgun sequence contains the following coding sequences:
- the LOC116100292 gene encoding hereditary hemochromatosis protein-like: protein MEASSEKPREFRPAVLLLILELLLRDSQGSSTQGTHTLRYDVTARSLEGLEKTRLLVLIYVDDELFLKYDGDSRKAKPWRCWMKGHGGNETCARESENLWKKEERLRGMMAEIINQKSQEKGLHTLQATLGCELPRNGSTRGFWHLGYDGQNLLTFDMKTLTWTVNVPSNKQNKTFWVTHAPRADLVKTLLDDICPAQLRRYLASLGNALQDTGSPMVKVTCRNYPVGRITLTCRAFNLYSRVATLVWLQDGKPVQQDLFGPGTVLPSGDGTYQTWVSIRVLPGQEPQFTCNLRHGDHSIMQTVVSGHAAEEGRDPASSATTSAVSVLPVVVMALTRAI from the exons ATGGAAGCCAGTTCTGAAAAGCCCAGAGAATTCAGACCAGCAGTCCTACTGTTGATCCTAGAACTGCTCCTTAGAGATTCACAGGGATCCAGCACCCAAG GAACCCACACTCTGCGCTATGATGTCACAGCCCGTTCTCTGGAGGGGTTGGAGAAGACCCGGCTCCTGGTCCTAATATACGTAGATGATGAGCTCTTCCTGAAATACGATGGAGACAGCAGGAAAGCAAAGCCCTGGAGATGCTGGATGAAGGGCCATGGGGGAAATGAGACCTGtgcaagagagagtgagaatctgtggaagaaggaggagagactcAGGGGGATGATGGCTGAGATTATAAACCAGAAGAGCCAGGAGAAAG GCCTTCACACTCTGCAGGCAACCTTGGGCTGTGAGCTTCCGAGAAATGGGAGCACTAGAGGCTTCTGGCACCTGGGCTATGACGGGCAGAACCTCCTCACCTTCGACATGAAGACTCTCACATGGACAGTGAATGTGCCCTCCAACAAGCAGAACAAGACGTTCTGGGTGACACATGCACCCAGAGCTGATCTAGTTAAGACACTCTTGGATGACATATGTCCTGCTCAACTCCGGAGATACCTGGCTTCCTTGGGAAACGCTCTGCAGGATACAG GCTCCCCAATGGTGAAAGTGACCTGCAGGAACTATCCAGTGGGCAGGATCACACTGACATGCCGAGCTTTTAATCTGTATTCTCGTGTGGCCACCCTGGTCTGGCTTCAGGACGGGAAGCCAGTACAACAGGATCTCTTTGGGCCTGGGACCGTCCTGCCCAGTGGGGATGGGACCTACCAGACCTGGGTGTCCATTCGGGTTCTTCCTGGACAGGAACCACAGTTCACCTGCAACCTGAGGCATGGCGACCACAGCATTATGCAGACTGTTGTCTCAG GGCATGCTGCTGAGGAAGGTCGAGATCCTGCTAGCTCTGCTACAACCTCAGCTGTATCTGTACTCCCTGTTGTTGTAATGGCACTGACCAGAGCCATTTGA